The following are encoded in a window of Sulfurimonas hongkongensis genomic DNA:
- a CDS encoding peptidylprolyl isomerase has product MFRNTQLKTYDLSQEELSKLQWAKVSTSKGDIWLKLFPEEAPNTVANFAHLANTGFYNNLNFHRVIPGFMAQGGCPTGTGTGGPEWAIACETAQNTSRHRRGTISMAHAGPNTGGSQFFITFVATPHLDGVHTVFGAIEEDDAESFAVLDSIQGQDAINSIEVLETK; this is encoded by the coding sequence ATGTTTAGAAATACACAACTAAAGACTTACGACCTGAGCCAAGAAGAGTTAAGTAAACTTCAATGGGCAAAAGTATCTACAAGCAAAGGCGATATCTGGTTAAAGCTTTTTCCTGAGGAAGCCCCAAACACAGTTGCAAACTTTGCACACTTAGCAAACACTGGCTTTTATAATAATCTCAACTTTCACCGTGTAATCCCAGGTTTTATGGCACAAGGCGGATGTCCAACTGGAACTGGAACTGGTGGACCTGAGTGGGCTATAGCGTGTGAGACAGCACAAAATACTTCTCGCCATAGAAGAGGAACTATATCAATGGCTCACGCTGGACCAAACACTGGTGGAAGTCAATTTTTCATCACCTTTGTAGCAACTCCACATCTTGATGGTGTTCATACAGTATTTGGTGCTATAGAAGAAGATGATGCAGAGAGCTTCGCAGTTCTTGACTCGATTCAAGGTCAAGATGCTATAAACTCTATAGAAGTTTTAGAGACAAAATAG
- a CDS encoding response regulator transcription factor, which translates to MKILLLEDELMLNESICEYLESDGHKVEPFANGSEAFDAIKKSSYDLLILDINVPGIDGLSFLEELHELKIYVSVIYISALVDIEDISRAYNLGCHDYLKKPFHLKELALRINRVKLESQRPRVHLRISKNYSYDQEHSLLLFNDEPQILTKKQSQMIDLLARNRGMVVDFEQFQTYVWSEQLVDNATIRAEINRLKKNLKEDFIINVRGMGYMIDKP; encoded by the coding sequence ATGAAGATTTTACTACTTGAAGATGAGCTTATGTTAAACGAGTCTATATGTGAGTATTTAGAGTCTGATGGGCACAAAGTAGAGCCTTTTGCTAATGGAAGCGAAGCCTTTGATGCTATAAAAAAAAGTTCTTATGATTTGCTCATTTTAGATATAAATGTACCCGGCATAGATGGACTCTCTTTTTTAGAAGAGTTGCATGAGTTAAAGATATATGTGAGTGTTATCTATATAAGTGCCTTGGTAGATATAGAAGATATCTCTCGTGCTTATAATTTAGGATGTCATGATTACTTAAAAAAACCATTTCACTTAAAAGAGTTGGCACTTCGCATCAACCGTGTAAAACTTGAAAGCCAGAGACCAAGGGTGCATCTTAGAATCTCTAAAAATTATAGTTATGACCAAGAGCACAGTCTTCTTTTGTTTAATGATGAACCACAGATTCTTACAAAAAAGCAGTCACAAATGATAGATCTGCTTGCAAGAAACAGAGGAATGGTGGTTGACTTTGAGCAGTTTCAAACTTATGTATGGAGTGAACAGCTTGTGGACAATGCAACCATAAGAGCTGAGATAAACAGGCTCAAAAAAAATCTAAAAGAAGACTTTATCATAAATGTTAGGGGAATGGGTTATATGATAGACAAACCTTAG
- a CDS encoding heavy-metal-associated domain-containing protein, with amino-acid sequence MKKDFKALNIKCNGCANTVKESLKEDFGEVEVDLNQEPRVVSVEIKDEEHEQLFRKKMRKLGYPLDDEELGTFESTGLKAKSFVSCAVGKMNQ; translated from the coding sequence ATGAAAAAAGATTTCAAAGCACTAAATATAAAATGTAACGGCTGTGCAAACACCGTAAAAGAGTCTCTAAAGGAGGATTTTGGAGAGGTCGAAGTTGACTTAAACCAAGAGCCTAGGGTTGTAAGTGTTGAGATAAAAGATGAGGAGCATGAGCAACTATTTCGCAAAAAAATGAGAAAACTAGGTTATCCTTTAGACGATGAAGAACTTGGAACTTTTGAGTCAACTGGACTTAAAGCAAAGAGCTTTGTATCTTGTGCTGTAGGAAAAATGAATCAATAA
- a CDS encoding sensor histidine kinase, with product MKISSFFKTITIKQADIITVSVIFLFTMIFVGLLVEEMYEDYEKALEQSYVTSIESLSESEVLAQKHQRLKSLLIKTALAIVTLSFILFAIFLGFHNLFNKLLHRDTKRFLEFFEQNTYSDKMIDPNSIFFQDFKVMVGYANEMVAKIKEQRNSLQELNEGLEERVRMKMTKLESINKNLEKEKKFSQDLLVSQREFLRYTVHETNTPLSVILMSIELYLMKNPRDRQLSKIEAAVKNIFSIYDDLSYLVKKDQVEYPKRVINFANYINSRIDFFTEVAQQSKVSFNNKIEASEMHIYFNETKLQRIVDNTITNAIKYTLPKEVITVTLIQIGANIEFAMGSKAKTIKDTQKVFHEYYREEEKADGFGIGLGLVRSICEEEDVKISVSSDANETVFKYIFKMMGD from the coding sequence ATGAAGATAAGCTCATTTTTTAAAACCATAACTATTAAGCAAGCCGATATTATTACGGTTAGCGTTATATTTCTCTTTACAATGATTTTTGTGGGTCTTTTAGTTGAAGAGATGTATGAAGATTATGAAAAGGCACTAGAGCAGAGTTATGTTACTAGTATAGAGTCACTTTCAGAGAGTGAAGTTTTAGCACAAAAACATCAAAGATTGAAATCTCTTTTGATTAAAACCGCACTAGCCATAGTTACTCTCTCGTTTATACTTTTTGCTATTTTTTTAGGTTTTCACAATCTTTTTAACAAACTTCTCCATCGTGATACAAAGAGATTTTTGGAATTTTTTGAACAAAATACATATAGTGACAAAATGATAGATCCAAATAGTATATTTTTTCAAGACTTTAAGGTAATGGTCGGATACGCAAACGAGATGGTGGCTAAGATAAAAGAGCAAAGAAACTCACTCCAAGAGCTAAATGAAGGACTAGAAGAGAGAGTTCGGATGAAGATGACAAAGCTTGAATCCATCAACAAAAACTTAGAAAAAGAGAAAAAATTTTCACAAGATTTATTAGTATCGCAAAGAGAGTTTTTAAGATATACAGTTCATGAAACAAACACACCTCTTAGTGTTATACTAATGTCCATTGAGTTATATCTGATGAAAAATCCGCGAGATAGGCAGCTCTCTAAGATAGAAGCTGCTGTTAAAAATATCTTTAGTATCTATGATGATTTGAGCTATTTGGTAAAAAAAGATCAAGTTGAGTATCCAAAAAGAGTTATAAACTTTGCAAACTATATAAATAGTAGAATAGACTTTTTTACAGAAGTAGCCCAGCAGTCAAAAGTGAGTTTTAACAACAAGATTGAAGCAAGCGAGATGCATATATATTTCAATGAGACAAAGCTTCAAAGGATAGTAGACAACACTATAACAAACGCCATTAAATACACACTTCCAAAAGAAGTCATAACAGTAACACTTATACAAATCGGTGCAAATATAGAGTTTGCAATGGGTTCAAAAGCAAAAACTATAAAAGATACACAAAAGGTTTTTCATGAGTACTATAGAGAAGAAGAAAAGGCTGATGGCTTTGGAATAGGGCTAGGGCTTGTTAGAAGTATTTGCGAAGAAGAAGATGTGAAAATCTCAGTCTCTTCAGATGCTAATGAGACTGTTTTTAAGTATATATTTAAAATGATGGGCGATTGA